Proteins from a single region of Fibrobacter sp. UWH6:
- a CDS encoding AbrB/MazE/SpoVT family DNA-binding domain-containing protein, translating to METAKVSSKGQVTIPIEIRKKLGLQEGSHVAFVEQGNLIVLVNSSMLALRQAQSEFSGMAMAADIKCEYDVTKMIKDERD from the coding sequence ATGGAGACAGCAAAAGTATCTTCAAAAGGACAAGTAACCATTCCCATCGAAATCCGCAAAAAACTGGGCCTTCAAGAAGGCTCCCATGTGGCTTTTGTTGAGCAAGGCAACCTGATTGTTCTTGTGAATTCATCAATGCTGGCTCTGCGTCAAGCCCAGTCTGAATTTTCCGGCATGGCAATGGCCGCCGACATAAAGTGCGAATACGATGTCACAAAGATGATCAAGGATGAACGGGATTAG